CTGATGCAGCGGTTTCGCAGCGAAGGTTATCCCATCACTGAAGAGATGGTAGGCTATCTGTCGCATTACCGGCAGCCGCTTTTGGATGACTTTCGTTCCATTGCATCTGCGCCCTCCTATGAGAAGAAGAGAGAGGACTTTTTTGTTTTGGTTGCCGGTCTGCAGCCGGGCTTGATCGAAATCATCTTCCACCCGGCGGTCGAGAGCGAGCAGCTCAAGCAGATCACCAACTCTTGGAAGCAGCGGGTATGGGAAGGGCAGCTGTTCAGCGACCCAAAGGTCAAACAATTCTTCAAAGATCAGGCGGTGGTGCTGACCAATTGGCGAGAGGTGATGAAGCGTTTTCGTCAGAGAAATTGACAAAATGACAGACAAGTCGGCAATGTCGGTTAAAATGGCAAAGGCAGCCGCAATTCGGTTTTAATTTTAATATGCTGTAAATATTTAATTTATTTTAATAAGTTTGTTTTTGGCACGCACTTTGTAATACCATGGCCAGACAACGTTGAAATTCATAACCAAGTATTATAAAGGAGAACGAACTATGTGGTTAGCCAAAAACAATTATGACGAAACGGCCGACTTTTTCAATTCGTTTGTGCCGGCGCCTTTTCGGGCTTTTGAAAAGGATTCTGTGGTATGGTCCCCGCGCGTTGATGTTGAGGAAAACCAGGAATCAGTCGTTGTAAAGGCCGACCTTCCAGGCATTGACAAGAAGAATCTTTCGGTTAATCTGAAAGACAACCTATTGACTATCCGCGCAGAACGCAAGTGCGAAAAAGAGGACAAGGGTAAGAATTATGACCGTTCGGAAAGAGCTTTTGGAATCTTTCAACGCACGTTTGAGCTGACAGAGCGGTTCAAAGCCGATGCCA
This region of bacterium genomic DNA includes:
- a CDS encoding Hsp20/alpha crystallin family protein; amino-acid sequence: MWLAKNNYDETADFFNSFVPAPFRAFEKDSVVWSPRVDVEENQESVVVKADLPGIDKKNLSVNLKDNLLTIRAERKCEKEDKGKNYDRSERAFGIFQRTFELTERFKADAIKADYKDGVLTVTLPKADEVKPREISIN